TGTTTTTCTGTTAGCGCACAGTTTTTTTCTGAACATACAGGACGATAATTCTATTCTTCCCTGGAATAATTCGATTAAATCCGCGATATTTATTTTTTGAGGATTCTTCACCAGCCTTACGCCGCCGTTTATACCCTTTTTAGTTTCAATATATTTTTTCTCCTTAAATTTCCGCAGAATTTTTCTTAAAAACGGATACGGGATTTTTTCTGTTATTGAAATCAGTTTCGCGTTTTTCAATAAAGCGCCGTCTTTAGCTAAATTCGCCAAAGCCCTTACCGCGTAATCCGTTTCTTTAGTTATCAAT
Above is a window of Candidatus Omnitrophota bacterium DNA encoding:
- a CDS encoding Rrf2 family transcriptional regulator, with the translated sequence MITKETDYAVRALANLAKDGALLKNAKLISITEKIPYPFLRKILRKFKEKKYIETKKGINGGVRLVKNPQKINIADLIELFQGRIELSSCMFRKKLCANRKTCVLRKKIMDIEDTVIQKFKNITIHDLVREGRAG